A single window of Danio rerio strain Tuebingen ecotype United States chromosome 15, GRCz12tu, whole genome shotgun sequence DNA harbors:
- the gkup gene encoding glucuronokinase with putative uridyl pyrophosphorylase produces MICILLVAGHGTVLETQIKNDVSGLYAHLTGVPKALLPGVGGKKILDFWWEAVNTRQLFSEVYLVTNADKYKHYERWATANDFPVENVVNDGSTTLDDRLGAVADVELAIRSRQLQDDIMVIAGDMLCSDQNFDIAQVIRFFRSKPGELAIYYELESGEKSYSRGIVKVCPNTHRVTRFLEKPQEGVTASRLASVVFYCLRKESLTYISEFLNKHPDVKDRTFGKFWEWLVNEEKVPVYGMKLPTGFQLIGQVGLSDYTKWLAHYSSKQQLSPSKPITCRSYARVGLMGNPSDGFNGKTIAMSISNFWAEVTLMESQTLVLLPHPLNDPTEFGGLQDLFRISRKEGYLGGLRLLQATCKKFYQFCSEQGIALSKQNFTLKYDTNIPRQVGLAGSSAIVSATLKCLMKFYNITDNDLPQPVRANFILNVETDELFITAGLQDRVVQVYEGLVYMDFSKQLMDERGYGEYIPLDMRDLPMFWLAYLSDPSDSGRIHSNVRQRWLNGEPAVVEAMKSFAELTDQSRAAFQCKDWARLAQLMDENFELRRSVYTDDCLGPGNLKMVQLARQFGSAVKLPGSGGAVVGLCMDQERLMEMKRAFQEAGCVFCLIVPYDPSVQGQN; encoded by the exons ATGATTTGCATACTTTTAGTTGCAGGGCACGGTACGGTTTTGGAGACACAAATAAAG AATGATGTCTCGGGTCTGTATGCTCACCTGACCGGTGTGCCCAAAGCTCTGCTACCTGGAGTCGGGGGAAAGAAAATATTGGATTTCTGGTGGGAAGCTGTCAACAC TCGTCAGCTCTTCAGTGAAGTCTATCTCGTGACAAATGCTGACAA aTACAAACACTATGAACGATGGGCAACAGCAAATGACTTTCCAGTGGAGAATGTTGTGAATGATGGCAGCACTACTTTGGACGACAGACTTGGTGCTGTTGCAGATGTTGAGTTGGCCATCCGAAGCCGACAGCTACAAGATGACATTATGGTG ATTGCAGGAGACATGCTTTGTTCTGATCAGAACTTTGATATTGCTCAAGTCATTCGCTTTTTCAGGTCCAAG CCTGGAGAACTTGCTATATATTATGAGCTGGAGTCAGGAGAGAAGAGCTATTCCAGAGGCATTGTTAAAGTTTGTCCAAACACCCATCG GGTGACGCGTTTCCTCGAGAAGCCACAGGAGGGCGTCACAGCATCTCGTCTGGCCAGTGTGGTTTTCTACTGTCTGCGCAAGGAGTCATTAACGTACATATCCGAATTCCTCAATAAACATCCAGATGTTAAAGACAGAACTTTTGGCAAGTTTTGG GAATGGCTTGTAAATGAGGAGAAGGTACCTGTCTATGGAATGAAGTTACCAACAGGATTTCAACTAATTGGACAAGTG GGTCTGTCTGATTACACTAAATGGCTTGCTCACTACTCTTCAAAGCAGCAGCTGTCCCCATCTAAACCCATTACATGCCGCTCTTATGCCAG GGTTGGACTGATGGGAAACCCCTCTGATGGTTTCAATGGGAAAACCATTGCTATGAGCATCTCTAACTTTTGGGCCGAGGTCACACTTATGGAGAGCCAGACtctg GTCCTTCTTCCTCATCCTCTGAACGATCCCACAGAATTTGGAGGCTTGCAGGATCTCTTTCGGATAAGCCGGAAAGAAGG GTATTTGGGAGGTCTGAGACTTCTGCAAGCCACCTGTAAAAAGTTTTACCAATTCTGCTCAGAACAAGG AATTGCTCTGTCTAAGCAGAATTTTACTCTTAAGTATGATACAAACATTCCTCGACAAGTG GGATTAGCTGGCAGTAG TGCTATTGTGTCTGCCACCTTGAAGTGCCTGATGAAGTTTTACAACATCACAGACAAT GATCTTCCACAACCAGTCAGAGCCAACTTCATCCTCAACGTAGAGACTGATGAGCTGTTCATCACAGCTGGTCTACAGGACAGAGTTGTGCAG GTCTACGAGGGCCTGGTTTACATGGACTTCAGCAAACAGCTTATGGATGAACGTGGTTATG GAGAATACATTCCCTTGGACATGCGTGATCTTCCCATGTTCTGGCTGGCTTACTTGAGCGATCCAAGTGATTCCGGAAGGATTCACAGTAATGTTAGACAGCGCTGGTTAAACG GTGAACCCGCTGTTGTTGAAGCTATGAAATCATTTGCTGAACTCACAGACCAATCTCG GGCAGCATTCCAGTGTAAGGACTGGGCCAGACTTGCACAGCTCATGGATGAAAACTTTGAGCTACGGCG GTCGGTCTATACTGATGACTGCTTGGGTCCTGGAAATCTAAAAATGGTACAGCTTGCAAGACAG TTTGGATCTGCAGTGAAGTTGCCCGGCAGTGGGGGTGCAGTGGTAGGCTTGTGTATGGATCAGGAGCGACTG ATGGAGATGAAGAGGGCTTTCCAAGAGGCAGgatgtgtgttttgtttgatcGTGCCCTATGACCCATCAGTACAGGGTCAGAACTGA